In the genome of Candidatus Polarisedimenticolaceae bacterium, one region contains:
- a CDS encoding aminotransferase class V-fold PLP-dependent enzyme: GDEVVVTRLDHDANVTPWVRAAESAGAIVRRVPMRIEDGTLDLDAFRQLLGPRTRLVAVGHASNALGTVNPVREIATLAHEAGAEVFVDAVHGAPHLRLDVAAWGCDWLACSAYKFFGPHVGMLWGRKERLAELPVDKVRPASDLPPERWETGTPAYEGIAGTLAAIEYLEEIGRAHAPGGAGPRAALDAAFEAIGRHERELAGAALEALRSIRGVRVWGLTDPRRLHDRVATFGFTVSGVPARDVARRLAADGIFVWAGNFYAVEATEALGLEPDGLVRAGFLHYNLPGEVERFAAALSNRA; encoded by the coding sequence CGGGGGACGAGGTCGTCGTCACGCGCCTCGACCACGACGCGAACGTCACTCCGTGGGTGCGCGCGGCGGAATCCGCCGGCGCGATCGTGCGCCGCGTACCGATGCGCATCGAGGACGGCACGCTCGACCTCGACGCCTTCCGGCAGCTGCTCGGCCCGCGCACGCGTCTCGTCGCGGTCGGCCACGCCTCCAACGCGCTCGGGACCGTCAACCCGGTCCGGGAGATCGCGACCCTCGCGCACGAGGCGGGGGCCGAGGTCTTCGTCGACGCGGTGCACGGCGCGCCGCATCTCCGGCTCGACGTCGCGGCGTGGGGGTGCGATTGGCTCGCCTGCTCGGCGTACAAGTTCTTCGGGCCGCACGTGGGGATGCTCTGGGGTCGGAAGGAGCGCCTCGCGGAGCTTCCCGTGGACAAGGTCCGCCCCGCGTCGGACCTGCCTCCGGAGCGCTGGGAGACCGGGACCCCCGCCTACGAGGGGATCGCGGGGACGCTCGCGGCGATCGAGTATCTCGAGGAGATCGGCCGGGCCCACGCGCCGGGGGGGGCCGGCCCTCGCGCGGCGCTCGACGCCGCCTTCGAGGCGATCGGTCGCCACGAGCGCGAGCTCGCCGGCGCGGCGCTCGAGGCGCTGCGGTCGATCCGAGGCGTGCGCGTGTGGGGCCTCACCGACCCGCGGCGCCTGCACGATCGCGTCGCGACCTTCGGGTTCACCGTCTCGGGCGTTCCCGCGCGCGACGTGGCGCGGCGACTCGCCGCCGACGGGATCTTCGTCTGGGCGGGGAACTTCTACGCCGTCGAGGCGACCGAGGCGCTGGGGCTCGAGCCCGACGGGCTCGTCCGCGCCGGGTTCCTCCACTACAACCTGCCGGGAGAGGTCGAGCGCTTCGCGGCGGCGCTCTCGAACCGGGCGTAA